The Treponema succinifaciens DSM 2489 region CACAAAACGGACGTCCGCCAAAATCAACAGCAGCCTGCAAAAGACTTTCATCCATCGGATAAATTGAAAATCCACTTCTATAAATTCCAGCGCAGTTTCCCAAAGCAGAAGCAAAGCATTGTCCAAGAACAATTCCTGCGTCTTCTACAAGATGATGCTGGTCAACTTCCAAATCGCCTTTTAATTCTCCGCTCAAATCAAAAAGTCCATGCTTGCAAAAAGAATTCAGCATGTGGCCAAAAAAGCCTATTGGATTTTTTACAGAGCATTTTCCAGTTCCGTCAAGATTTAAAGAAAGCTCTATTTGTGTTTCACCAGTTATGCGTTTTATGCTTGCAGTTCTTTCCATTTGAAAAATTCCTTATGACATGACTTTTCTAAGTTCATATTCCAAAATGTCTGTAGCTCCAAATTCTTTGAGCTTTGGAAGAAGAACTGGAACTTCACTTTTTTTAACAGCAGTTTTT contains the following coding sequences:
- a CDS encoding imidazoleglycerol-phosphate dehydratase, translated to MERTASIKRITGETQIELSLNLDGTGKCSVKNPIGFFGHMLNSFCKHGLFDLSGELKGDLEVDQHHLVEDAGIVLGQCFASALGNCAGIYRSGFSIYPMDESLLQAAVDFGGRPFCVVNAALSNIPLVSIGQDGKSSSFQTDCFDDFWQGFVNGAKCNLHLDTIRGRSDHHKIEGLFKAAARAIRQAVEIDPRRNGEIPSTKGLI